A stretch of the Mycolicibacterium celeriflavum genome encodes the following:
- a CDS encoding phosphoribosyl-ATP diphosphatase has protein sequence MTQSPAVKTFDALFAELGERARTRPAGSGTVAALDGGVHGLGKKILEEAGEVWLAAEHESDEALAEEISQLLYWTQVLMIARGLTLDDVYEKL, from the coding sequence GTGACACAATCGCCTGCCGTGAAGACCTTCGACGCCTTGTTCGCCGAACTCGGCGAACGCGCCCGGACCCGCCCCGCCGGCAGCGGCACCGTCGCCGCGCTCGACGGCGGTGTTCACGGGCTCGGCAAGAAGATCCTCGAGGAGGCCGGCGAGGTGTGGCTGGCCGCCGAACACGAGAGCGACGAGGCCCTGGCCGAAGAGATCAGCCAGCTCCTGTACTGGACGCAGGTGTTGATGATCGCGCGCGGCCTCACCCTCGACGACGTTTACGAGAAGCTCTGA
- the hisG gene encoding ATP phosphoribosyltransferase, whose product MLRVAVPNKGTLSEPASEILSEAGYRRRTDPKDLTVVDPANNVEFFFLRPKDIAIYVGSGQLDFGITGRDLAAESDAPVRERLALGFGSSTFRYAAPAGRQWRVEDLAGKRIATAFPNLVRKDLAAHGIDATVIRLDGAVEISVQLGVADAIADVVGSGRTLGLHNLVAFGDSLCDSEAVLIEREGAPDSPTGGQLVARVQGVVFGQQYLMLDYDCPRSVLDEATAVTPGLESPTIAPLADPAWVAVRALVPRRDVNAIMDELAAIGAKAILASDIRFCRF is encoded by the coding sequence GTGCTGCGCGTCGCCGTCCCCAACAAGGGCACCCTGTCTGAACCGGCGAGCGAGATCCTGTCCGAGGCGGGTTACCGGCGCCGCACCGATCCGAAGGACCTCACGGTCGTCGACCCGGCCAACAACGTCGAATTCTTCTTTCTGCGCCCCAAGGACATCGCGATCTATGTCGGCTCGGGGCAGCTGGATTTCGGCATCACCGGGCGCGACCTGGCCGCAGAATCGGATGCACCCGTGCGCGAGCGGCTCGCGCTGGGCTTCGGGTCGTCGACGTTCCGGTACGCGGCGCCGGCCGGGCGTCAGTGGCGCGTCGAGGACCTCGCCGGCAAGCGAATCGCGACCGCGTTTCCGAACCTGGTCCGGAAAGACCTTGCCGCGCACGGTATTGACGCGACGGTGATCCGCCTCGACGGTGCGGTGGAAATATCTGTGCAACTCGGTGTCGCCGATGCGATCGCCGACGTGGTCGGCTCCGGCCGCACGCTCGGCCTGCACAACCTGGTCGCGTTCGGTGATTCCCTGTGTGACTCCGAGGCGGTGCTCATCGAGCGCGAAGGCGCCCCGGACAGCCCTACCGGCGGCCAGTTGGTGGCTCGCGTGCAAGGTGTGGTGTTCGGGCAGCAGTACCTGATGCTCGACTACGACTGCCCACGCAGTGTGCTCGACGAGGCGACCGCGGTCACCCCCGGACTGGAGTCGCCCACCATCGCTCCGCTCGCCGACCCGGCGTGGGTGGCGGTGCGCGCGTTGGTGCCCCGGCGCGATGTCAACGCGATCATGGACGAGCTCGCCGCCATCGGAGCGAAGGCGATCCTGGCATCCGACATCCGGTTCTGCCGCTTCTGA
- a CDS encoding HAD family hydrolase, with protein sequence MRAVLFDMDGTLVDTEKLWDISLAAMYDHHGGHLTSEMRASLVGSSAENTITTVYADLGLDPDPVAMAESNRWLHDYTAELFDGGLQWCDGARELLESLAAEGIPMALVTNTQRALTDRALNSIGQHYFSVTVCGDEVARGKPAPDVYLQAAELLGLRPAACLAVEDSVTGTAAAESAGCPVLVVPNDVAVPGGPRRRHVSSLVGLRTADLRSVHYDLTARRQDRTA encoded by the coding sequence ATGCGTGCGGTCCTCTTCGATATGGACGGCACCCTCGTCGACACCGAAAAGCTCTGGGACATCTCACTGGCGGCGATGTATGACCACCACGGCGGTCATCTCACCTCCGAGATGCGTGCGTCGCTGGTGGGCAGCTCGGCCGAGAACACCATCACGACGGTGTATGCCGACCTCGGTCTCGATCCGGATCCCGTGGCCATGGCCGAATCGAACCGCTGGCTGCACGACTACACCGCGGAGTTGTTCGATGGCGGGCTGCAATGGTGCGACGGTGCCCGCGAGTTGTTGGAATCCCTTGCCGCCGAAGGGATTCCGATGGCCCTGGTTACCAACACGCAGCGGGCGTTGACCGATCGCGCATTGAACAGCATTGGGCAACACTACTTTTCGGTGACCGTATGCGGTGACGAGGTGGCCCGCGGCAAACCCGCTCCCGACGTGTATCTGCAAGCGGCAGAGTTGCTGGGCCTGCGGCCGGCAGCTTGTCTGGCGGTCGAGGATTCGGTCACCGGCACGGCGGCCGCCGAGAGCGCCGGATGCCCGGTACTGGTGGTGCCCAACGATGTAGCGGTGCCGGGCGGCCCGCGGCGTCGCCACGTTTCGTCGCTCGTGGGACTGCGCACCGCCGATCTGCGCAGTGTCCATTACGACCTGACCGCGCGCAGGCAAGACCGCACCGCCTGA
- a CDS encoding sugar porter family MFS transporter produces the protein MAHGPVGDSSSGLDYEESEHSGRVIRIASVAALGGLLFGYDSAVINGAVSAVEDHFQISKTVTGVAVAAALIGAALGAVVAGRLADKIGRLSVMKIAALLFLISAFGTGLAVNVWMFGMFRVVGGLGVGVASVIAPAYIAETSPPRIRGRLGSLQQLAIVTGIFVSLAIDALLAHLAGGSREELWLGMQAWRWMFLVMAVPAVLYGGLVFTIPESPRYLVATYRIPEARRVLNTLLGEKNLELTITRIKESLKSEKPPSWSDLRKPTGGLYGIVWVGVLLSVFQQFVGINVIFYYSNVLWEAVGFGEGQAFIITVITSVTNIVTTLIAIALIDKVGRKPLLLVGSTGMAVTLGAMAIVFGTAPVIDGQPHLTGAAGPIALVAANLFVVSFGMSWGPVVWVLLGEMFPNRIRGAALGLAAAAQWLANCAITASFPALGDFSLGIAYGIYAVCAVLSFLFVWRFVAETKGKHLEDMGSEVPHQQEPV, from the coding sequence ATGGCCCACGGTCCCGTCGGTGATTCCTCGTCAGGTTTGGATTACGAAGAATCCGAACACAGCGGCCGCGTCATCCGGATCGCCTCCGTAGCGGCCCTGGGCGGCCTGCTTTTCGGCTATGACAGCGCCGTCATCAACGGGGCGGTATCGGCGGTCGAGGACCACTTCCAGATCAGCAAGACCGTGACGGGCGTCGCCGTCGCGGCCGCGCTGATCGGTGCGGCCCTCGGTGCGGTGGTCGCCGGTCGGCTGGCCGACAAGATCGGCCGGCTGTCGGTGATGAAGATCGCCGCGCTGCTGTTCCTCATCAGCGCCTTCGGCACCGGCCTGGCCGTCAACGTCTGGATGTTCGGGATGTTCCGCGTCGTCGGCGGCCTCGGCGTCGGCGTGGCCTCCGTCATCGCCCCGGCGTACATCGCGGAGACCTCGCCGCCACGGATCCGCGGTCGGCTGGGCTCACTGCAACAACTGGCCATCGTCACCGGAATCTTCGTATCGCTGGCGATCGACGCACTGCTGGCGCATCTCGCGGGCGGGTCCCGTGAAGAACTGTGGCTGGGCATGCAGGCGTGGCGTTGGATGTTCCTCGTCATGGCGGTGCCCGCAGTGCTCTACGGCGGCCTGGTGTTCACGATCCCGGAGTCTCCTCGCTATCTCGTTGCCACATACCGGATTCCGGAGGCGCGGCGGGTGCTGAACACGTTGCTGGGGGAGAAGAACCTCGAGCTGACGATCACCCGCATCAAGGAATCGCTGAAGTCGGAGAAGCCGCCGTCGTGGAGCGATCTGCGCAAGCCCACCGGCGGGCTCTACGGCATCGTCTGGGTCGGTGTGCTGCTGTCGGTGTTCCAGCAGTTCGTCGGCATCAACGTGATCTTCTACTACTCGAACGTGTTGTGGGAAGCCGTCGGTTTCGGGGAAGGCCAGGCGTTCATCATCACCGTGATCACGTCGGTGACCAACATCGTCACCACGCTGATCGCGATCGCGCTGATCGACAAGGTCGGCCGCAAGCCGTTGCTGCTGGTCGGGTCGACCGGCATGGCCGTGACGCTGGGCGCGATGGCGATCGTCTTCGGCACCGCGCCGGTGATCGACGGCCAGCCACACCTCACCGGCGCCGCAGGACCCATCGCGCTGGTCGCCGCCAACCTGTTCGTGGTGTCCTTCGGCATGTCGTGGGGACCGGTGGTCTGGGTGCTGCTCGGCGAGATGTTCCCCAACCGCATCCGCGGTGCCGCGCTCGGCCTCGCCGCCGCCGCGCAGTGGCTCGCCAACTGCGCGATCACCGCCTCATTCCCGGCACTCGGTGATTTCTCGTTGGGAATCGCCTACGGCATCTACGCCGTCTGCGCGGTGCTGTCATTCCTGTTCGTATGGCGGTTTGTCGCTGAAACCAAGGGTAAGCACCTCGAGGACATGGGCAGCGAGGTGCCGCATCAGCAGGAGCCGGTCTGA
- a CDS encoding DUF4126 family protein: MTLAFVLLLALLIGVIAGLRALTAPAVVAWGAALGWIDVDGKWSEWMAHPITVAVLTVFLLVELVTDQLPTLPSRRTAPQFITRIIMGAFAGAVIGSSHFHTFSAMGTGMIGAVLGTLVGAAARQRFADARKGQDRPGAIIEDIVAVGGGFLIAFLVSLV; the protein is encoded by the coding sequence ATGACGCTAGCGTTCGTTCTGTTGCTCGCCCTGCTGATCGGTGTGATCGCCGGTCTGCGCGCGCTGACGGCCCCCGCGGTGGTCGCCTGGGGCGCCGCTCTCGGCTGGATCGACGTCGACGGCAAATGGTCGGAGTGGATGGCGCACCCGATCACCGTCGCGGTGCTGACGGTCTTCCTGCTCGTCGAACTCGTCACCGACCAGCTGCCCACCTTGCCGAGTCGCAGGACCGCGCCGCAGTTCATCACCCGGATCATCATGGGCGCATTCGCCGGTGCCGTCATCGGCAGCTCGCACTTTCACACGTTCAGCGCGATGGGCACCGGCATGATCGGTGCGGTGCTCGGTACATTGGTCGGGGCGGCGGCGCGCCAACGCTTCGCCGACGCCCGCAAAGGACAGGACCGCCCGGGGGCGATCATCGAGGACATCGTCGCGGTCGGCGGGGGATTCCTGATCGCGTTCCTGGTCAGCCTGGTGTGA
- a CDS encoding SDR family oxidoreductase, which produces MTILVTGATGNIGRLVVDHLNGLGANDIRALTKNPAKANLPDEVAAITGYLGDPETLPAALEGVERMYLAPFPPTLDVTLELAEKAGVQYVVALSGGAHWQEYTDTIAVSGLVNTQLGPGEFLENFAMWSEPIMASRTVREPYPGMVEAPISMSDIARVAATLLVKPEQTHFGQMYELTGPEALTRAQIAEQIGVGIGAEVRFEKCGLDEARDRLRPVMGDEVDWYLELMKDAEPQQANQLVAELTGTPAESVARWAARNAELFR; this is translated from the coding sequence ATGACGATTCTTGTGACCGGAGCCACTGGAAACATCGGCCGCCTTGTTGTTGATCATCTGAACGGATTGGGCGCCAACGACATCCGCGCGCTGACCAAGAACCCCGCAAAGGCGAACCTGCCGGACGAAGTGGCGGCGATCACGGGTTATCTCGGCGACCCGGAAACGCTGCCCGCCGCCCTGGAGGGGGTGGAGCGGATGTATCTGGCACCGTTCCCGCCGACCTTGGACGTCACTCTCGAGCTGGCCGAGAAAGCCGGCGTGCAGTACGTCGTCGCGCTGTCTGGCGGCGCGCATTGGCAGGAGTACACAGACACCATCGCCGTATCCGGCCTCGTGAACACCCAGCTGGGGCCGGGCGAGTTCCTGGAGAACTTCGCCATGTGGTCCGAACCGATCATGGCCAGCCGCACAGTGCGAGAGCCCTATCCGGGAATGGTCGAGGCGCCGATTTCGATGTCCGACATCGCCAGAGTGGCGGCGACGCTGCTGGTCAAACCGGAGCAAACGCACTTCGGTCAGATGTACGAGCTCACCGGTCCCGAAGCGCTGACCCGCGCGCAGATCGCCGAGCAGATAGGGGTCGGCATCGGCGCCGAGGTCAGGTTCGAAAAGTGCGGCTTGGACGAGGCGCGTGACCGACTGCGGCCGGTGATGGGCGATGAGGTCGACTGGTACCTCGAGCTGATGAAGGACGCCGAGCCGCAGCAGGCCAACCAACTGGTCGCCGAGCTCACCGGGACGCCCGCGGAGTCCGTCGCCCGGTGGGCCGCCCGCAACGCCGAATTGTTCCGTTGA